In the genome of Dromiciops gliroides isolate mDroGli1 chromosome 1, mDroGli1.pri, whole genome shotgun sequence, the window TGCCCACTGGACACTGCTCCCTTGGCACGGCGGGTGCCTGGGCTGGAGggcagcctggggtctgctgtcTGTTCCCCACAAACCGACCTCGATCCCGGGGCATCAGATAAGAGAAGAGCTGCTCACTCCCTGGTTATCCTCAAATCGTTCCAAGCTCAGGCAAATTTCGGGCCCTTCCTCCCCTGAGACCTTAGCCCGGGGACAGCACAGGGACCGGGTGGCAAGGAGGGGGCGAGAAAAGTCTCTCTCCCCAGGCCCGGGAGGGATTTTCCCAGTCATGTTCCTCAGTCAGCAGGATTGTGGAATACACACCACCCAAGGCTGGGGGCCTGGGGCCCCCCACACCCTCTCCCCCCACTGGCTGGGAGCGACCCCTACTTACTTGAACGTGATGTGCAGGAGGACCTTGGCTAAAATGGCTGTAACAGTGAGGATGAGGAGGCTGGCAAGGCCATACACCGTCCACCCTGTGAAAGGCAGACAGTGGGGATTACCTGTTTGCTCAGTCTTCATGGGAAGACCCCCTGCTTCTCCAATCCAAGGGCAAGGGACAGGGGTTGGGAAGGCCTGGGCTCAGATGGGCTGGGGGACTCTGGACAAGCCCCtccccgagcctcagtttccccctttggcCCTCACTTCTGGGAGTTGCTGTGGGGGTCAGATGAGCTAGTGCACAGTCAAAGCCCCCACCAGCCTCCTGGGGCTGGATATGGGGCAGCTGTGGTGGGCCGGATGACAGGCGATGCTGCTCAAATGTTCCGAGCTCTTGTTACAGAAGAGCTCTGGGGATCAGGGAGCAGCTGTGGTCTGGGGGGAGGATGGAGACTGGGGCTTCTGAATTCTAACCCTTGTTCCACTGCTCCTTGCGGGGGGGAGCGGGGCCAGGATTATGTCACTTCCAAGAATCAGAGAATGTCTGGCTGGGAGTCATCTCAGCAGTCACGGAGTCaacatctctcattttacaaatggggaaactgagacccagagagatgccGTGACTCATCCAAGAGCTTGCCTAACGAAAGGCAGCCTCATAAGCCACAATTCAGTAAACATACAATAAACACCCAGTGTGCTAGACACAGCAAAGAGAGACAAGAAAGTGAACTGACCCCTGGCCGGGAGGAGCCCACACGAGGAAGGCCCTGGGGCCTAGCCCTCCTGTCGCTGATGTGCGGGAGTGCCCGGCAGTGCCCAGAGCCGGTGCCCTCTGAGTTCCCAGGCTGCGGAGCTCAGCCTTCTGAGGGAGGCAGCCAGCCCCATCCTAGGGGCCGTGCTGCATGCCCGGAGATGCCGCCCTCGCCTGACATGGGGCTGCTGGGGCGGTGACTACCTGGGACAGCCCGTGGAGGGTGGCTGGGGCTGGTGGTGATGACGTAGAGGACCTTGGAGGCTCGGGCAGCACTGATGCTGAGGTTTGCTTGCTCGGTGATCACCTCAGTGAGGCTCTGGTTGAGGGTGGGCCCTGCCTGAGGCAGCTCCTCCATGAGCGCTGAAAGGCAAATGAAACGTGGGAGGTTTGGGGTGGAACGGGGCTGGGGGGGACCCTGAGGCTGGAGCAGCTGGAGGAGGCCACAGTCAGACCCAACAGCCAATATACACTTTTACTTAAGATGTGGGGACCCCCCGATACCCCAAGAGATGACAGATCTCATGGGCTCCAAGCACATCGAATCATTTCCTGCCTCTTCACCTCTGCTCATACAGTGCCTCCTGCCCAGAGggacctagctgctccccccaaacagcaagatggcacagtgggcagagcacggggcctggattcaggaaggcctgagttctgatccagcctcagacacttcctagctgtgtggcctgcctcagtttcttcatctgtaaaatgggggtagtggCACTGGAACCTGTGGTGAGGATCACAGGAGATAATGAATCTTGGCAGCTGTCTGCCAACACTGGTTTAGTGGTCGCAGCAGTGCCCTAAGCGGAGAGTGAGCTCAGCCTCATCTGGAAGCCCACCCCTGTCATCTGTGCCCCTACCCTTCACTGCTCTGAGGGCACGGGCTGCCTGGATGGGAACCTTTCCCAGAAGAGCCTCATCATGTGACTCAAAGGCGAGTGTGGGAAGAGTCAGCTTCAGAGGCGCCTCCccccagctctgtgaccctctcTGGCTCCCATGTCCCACCCACAGCAGTCAAAAGGGTCTGCAGAGAGCAGAGGACTTCTTACCTTGGTATAAGACAGCAAATCCCTGGGCCTGATTGATCCGATCAGAGAAGaagtataaaatgacaaaatccAGGGAGATGTTAAAAGACGGGGGAGGGCGACTCCGGCCCCCGAAGCGCACCAGGACGCGATGGGTGTAACCGTCTAGCAGCTCAACCATGTCTGCTGAGTCCCTGATGTCAAAGAGGGTGAAGTTGAAGAGGATGTAGGAGGCCCCTGGGATGTGGATGGTCCAGTAACAGGCCCGCCCAGTGGCGTACGCATCGGGAAAATCGGGAGAGTAGATGACCGAGGACACGGCGGTGTAGTTGCCGCCACAGGCTCCGACGAGTGCTGCccaagagaaggagacagagggagTTGGGGGGACAAAAGCCACTCCCTGGTGCTGCCCCACTCGGCTCCTGGGGGGGTTTCAAAGTCTGGCACCCTGTGATATCACAGGCTCTTTCGCACCATCTAATGAAGGAATTCTGCCAGAAACTGGGAGATGGGGTCTGATAGAGGAGCCTCCCCTGGCTCCCTGGCCATCCCCTCCTGTGCCTCTACTCGCCAGCCACCTCCACAAAAACTAGGGTTCCTCCCCACTGCCCTGGAACGGCACTTCTTTAGTAGCTTCTGCCCCCAGTAAGAGGGAAGCTCCTGGAAGCAAGGACAGGCTGGCTTGCTTGGCTTGGCATCTTCACGGCCTGGCATGGAATAAGCATTTGGTAAATGCTCACCAGCTATCGGCTGATCTATCCATCTACCATCCAATCACTACCCACCACCcaccatctatctacctatccatcaaTATATTCTATCATTGATCCATTATCTATATCTCTCTGTAATCTAACACctgtctatccattcatctatcatccatccattcaccagCTACCTATCACCTATCAAGCCATCATTTATCTGTCTGCCCGTCTGTCCGTCCGTCCATCTTTCTTTGTTCAGTTCCCATAATCCTCTTGCTCTCGGTAAAACTTCTCCTACCCCAAGCTGAGCCAGAAAGAAAGTGGATGCTAGAATGAGCCAGGCCTATGTAAGTTTCTATGGGGTAATACACTAATTTACCCCCTATTCCCTGGGCCCTTTGGCAAGCTGCTTATGACCCTCGCTTAAGTCAGTGAGCCCTGGCCTAGGATGGTGGAGGCTGGCATGAGATCCATCTGCCTCCTCCTCTGGGCTTTGGATAAGCCTGCTCTGCTCTGTTTTCCCAGTCCGTCCAAAGGGAATGAACACCCCAGGCTCTACGATAACTAGTATGGAACAGAAAGAATGTGGGCTAGGAGCCTGAGGACATGCATTCAAATTTTGCCTCGGCCACTTCCTGGCTGTGCAGCTTCTCAGATGCTCAGCCTTCTCCTCCAACCTGCCCACACCACAGAGATTTCTTCGGAGATCCAAACGAGACCATGCCTGGAATGGGCTCGCTACCGCATTGTGCTGCTCAAGTGTGAGCTATCGTCAAGagcacaacaaaataataaataataaaagtagaCACTCTGAAGTGTCTAAAGCAGAGATGCAGCAGAAGTGTATAGAGAGCTTGGCCTGGAGTCCGGAGACTTAAGTTcagattcagactcagacacttaccagctgtgtgaccttgagcaagtcatttcacttctgtctgcctcactttcctcagctataaaatggtgataataacagaaTCTccctccaaggttgttgtgaggatcaacttcGATCACGTCTGCAGAgtcttagtgcagtgcctggcacaccagAGGGGCTGCGTAACTGCTTCTTCCCTAGTGCTGTCAGGGTGCTGAGCTCAGCAGTAGAGCCTGCATTTGAACTCTGAACCCATGGGTCCCAGGCCCTAGGCCAGGGCCCTGCTGTTCCCATATCTTACCCCAGATCTGATAACAACCAGATGACATCAGCCATCCATGCATGACAGACCATTACGAATCAGTGATAATTCAATAGGACACTTGAAGCTAACAAGGACATTCACCGTCTTCTCTTAGAAGGGGGAGATTAGCCTGGAGAGTGGCCATGTCGGCCACGGAGGAGAGCCAAGTGTCATCTGTGCTGCCTGGGATTTCGCACTTGTCCTACTTCTCCCAGGCCCTCATTGATAGGAGCCCAGCTAGCTTCTCAAGGGACCAGGAGCCTGGGTCGTCCTCTGGGAACATCTGGTCTGCACAGGACAAGGAAGTGTCCAGGTCAAGAGAGCTGACCCTAGGATCTCATGGCTCTGAAGTGGATTCACAAGGGACCAGCAGCTGGCACAGGAGAGGCCTGTGGAAGTGGCAGGGCCCCCAGAGCCAGCTCCCCCTCAATGCCAGCTGCCACAACCTTCTTACTGCCTCCAAGGGGCCTGTCTGCTGCagcattgccccccccccccctgggAGGATCTTTACTCCCAACAGGGAGTCTCTGAAGTAAGACcttgaagggatctcagagatccaACGCTCAaagtttacagaagaggagactgagtcCTGGAGAAGTTAAGCGGCTTGGCTGAGGTTGGACAGAGGGCTGCTATTTTGGGGGATAAACAGCTTGAAAGGAAGGTCAGCGCTCAGAGGAAGGCATTAGGCATGGCCATGAGCCAGGGAACCGTCGAAAGCCTAGGGGGTCCAAGCAATCAGGAGAGCTGCCTTCTAGCAGGGCCAAAGAGCAGCCATTATTAGAGCGAGACACGGAGGCGAGGACGCTGAGGTCATGCCCGCTTTCTCCCGTGCCTGGTGCTGCCCAACACTTTGCAGAATCCAGCAAACCAGAACAAGGAGATGTGCAGTCTGAGCAGGACAGACACCACCCTCCACTCCCCAAGTGTGAGAGGGGGCAGCCACAGCCAGATGTCACAGCgatgagaggaggggagggggctggaCACAAAGACGTGCACCGAGTGTCTAGGCCCGGCGGGTGGCAGGCGGACTGTGCCCGTCCTGGGCCCCCCGAGAGCTGGGCGCCACCCCAACTAGGCTGCAGGGGCTGCCCATGGCCTCTACAAGTGGATGTTTGGCTCCTAAAGCCTCGCCACTGGTCAGTGTACCTTCTACGACATCTGTGACAAGGAGCCGTCTTCCTTTGAttccctccctgtctcttcctAGTGAGCTCCCTTCCCTTcagccttcctgcctcccttctgcTCAGCTGCTCCCTGGCCATTGCAATGCAGGGACAGATTCCTGGGGCTGGGGGTGCACCTCAGAGACCACAGACCCCAGCCCATACCTGCTCAGGGATCTCGACTACAGCCCCTGACAAAGGGCAGCCAGCCTCTGCTCCCAGCCTTCAAAGGAAAAGAGACCAACCCAGCTAATTTGTCCTGGCGGGAACTCCAGTGTCGAGGGAGACTGTTCTCTGCCAAGTGGAAGTCTCCCTGGAGGGCCTCATCCCTCCCCCACAGGCCAACCCTGTCTAGGTGGTCAGTGTCCTTCAAACAGTTCACAAGCATGAAGGAAGTGACCACTAGGCCCTGGGTGGGGTGTTGGGGGCTCCATCAGACACACGACCGAAGCAATGAGGACTTGTTGGGAgggcctgggggcagctggggtgGGGGCTCAGCTCTGAGCTGAAGAGAACAGGTAgatgggaggcagggaggcccGCTAGGGCCAGGGATGCTGGAGTTAGGCGGGGTCATCAGCCTGACCCAGGCAGGTGCCCTGTGGCCCTGTTTCTCATCCCTGCCTCCACTGGGATGGGGGCCAGCTCTTCCTCTCACACATAGAGATGGCGGGACACAGGGTGTACTCACTGTCGAAGAGGATGATCCGGCCGTCTCCGCCGCAAGGCTGGGTGTGGTCCCCAAAGCAGATGCTGTTACATTCAATGCTGGCGGTCTCTCCGTACTTCCAGTAATCGGGATTGTTGCCACAGAAACAAGCGTAACCAGATTCCATCCCGGCAAACTGTGGTGAGAGAAGCAGAGGCACTGGGACTGATGGGGGCTGAGATGGGATAGAGGGAAGAAGCCGCACCCATCTCCAGGCCCCCCGCCCGGATGCCATTCTGACTCTGCCTCCCCCGGCTGGCCTGGTCCGTACCGCAGTGAGGGATTGTGGAGGATGAGACCAAGGCCCTTGGTGTACAGAGGAGAAGGCCGAGGCCCAGGGAGAAAAGATTTCCTTTAGGTCACCCCAGGAGTGGGCAGCCATGGCCCTCCTTCTATAGGAAGAGCCCAAGGTGTGGAATGACCTGTCAGGTCACAAGGGCAGGACTCAAACACGGGGCTCTGCACCGTGCTTCTCCTGTCCCCTGGTATCTTCTCTGTGTCGGGACTGAAGGGTGAGCAGACGGCACTCTGCCTACTCAGAGGGCTGTGACTGGAGCGGGCTCTTTCTGGGATCAGACGCAAGGATAGATCCGTAGGGCCGGGCACGAGCGTCCCCCACCCCTTCTGCTCCTgagcaaaccccccccccccgccagcccGGCCCCAAGCCGGCACCATCATGGTGCGATGGGGCAGCCCGAGACCCTGAGCCCTGGCTACAGGATCAGAGGCCCAGTATCCAGACCAAAGGAGATGGCCCCCTCTCTGCACCCTGGTTTCGGCAGACTGCAGCTGAAGGTCTGGGTCAAGGCCCTGCATTTCAGGGGAATGTTTCATCAGGTCCAAAAGGGCCCACTGGTGAAGGGCTGCAAAACCCTGTCCTCTGAGGACCCGTGGAGGGTCTGGGGAGCTTAGAAAAGGCCAGAATCGCTGCCGTCACGAATC includes:
- the KREMEN1 gene encoding kremen protein 1, encoding MAPPAARLALLSAALALAARPGPGPGLGPGPGLGPGLGPGPGPGPTPECFTANGVDYRGRQNWTALHGGKACLFWNETFQHPYNTLKYPHGEGGLGDHNYCRNPDGDVSPWCYVAEHEDGVYWKYCEIPACQMPGNLGCYRDHGNPPPLTGTSKTSNELTIQNCISFCRSQKFKFAGMESGYACFCGNNPDYWKYGETASIECNSICFGDHTQPCGGDGRIILFDTLVGACGGNYTAVSSVIYSPDFPDAYATGRACYWTIHIPGASYILFNFTLFDIRDSADMVELLDGYTHRVLVRFGGRSRPPPSFNISLDFVILYFFSDRINQAQGFAVLYQALMEELPQAGPTLNQSLTEVITEQANLSISAARASKVLYVITTSPSHPPRAVPGWTVYGLASLLILTVTAILAKVLLHITFKAQRVAAPGELRDCRQGGPPGEVWSIFYKPSTSVSIFKKKLKGQSRQDDRNPLVGD